In Pseudomonas sp. HR96, the DNA window GACAGCTGCGCCGGCTCGACCCGGCGCAGTGGCCGGAGATCGAAACGTTGGCGCGCCAGCTGCACATGTCTGCCTCGACCTTGCGCCGCCGCCTTGGCGAGGAAGGCCAGGCCTGGCAGGGCCTCAAGGACAGCGTGCGCAAGGAGCTGGCCACCGGCTGGCTGGCCGACGCGGCGCTGCCCGTGGCCGAGATCGCGGCGCGCCTGGGTTTTGCCGACAGCCGCGCGTTCTACAAGGCGTTTCGCAAATGGACCGGCGCCAGCCCCGGGCATTACCGCAGCCTGATGCTCGGCGGTGTCCAAAACGCGCAGGCCGATTGAGCGATCCGAGCCTTGTTGGCGCCCGGTTGCAGCGCGAGTATCGGCGCATCCCTGCATTCGAGGCTTGACCATGCGCATCCACGATCACGTCTTTCTCGTCAGCGGCGGCGCTTCGGGCCTGGGCGCCGCCACCGCGCAGATGCTGGTGCAAGCCGGCGCGCGGGTCATGCTGGTGGACATCAACGCCACGGCGTTGGCCGAGCGCGCCGCCGCGCTGGGCGACAACGCCGCGTTCCAGGTCGCCGACATCAGCCAGGGCGCTGCCGCCCAGGCCGCGGTGCGGGCGGCCGTTGACACCTTTGGCGGTCTGCATGGGCTGGTCAACTGCGCCGGTATCGTCAGCGCCGAGAAGATCCTCGGCAAACAGGGCCCCCATGGGCTGGACAGTTTCGCGCGGGTCATCGACGTCAACCTGATCGGCAGCTTCAACCTGCTGCGCCTGGCCGCAGCAGCCATCGCCGAGACCGCCGCGGATGAGGATGGCGAGCGCGGGGTGATCATCAACACCGCGTCGGTGGCCGCCTTCGATGGCCAGATCGGCCAGGCCGCCTATGCCGCGTCCAAAGGCGCCATCGCCGCGCTGACCTTGCCGGCCGCCCGCGAACTGGCGCGCTACGGTATTCGCGTGATGACCATTGCCCCGGGCATTTTCGAGACACCGATGATGGCCGGCATGACCGAAGCGGTCCGCGCCTCGCTGGCCGCCGGGGTGCCTTTTCCGCCACGCCTGGGGCGCCCGCAGGAATACGCCGCGCTGGTGCGGCATATCCTGGAGAACACTATGCTCAACGGCGAGGTGATCCGCCTCGACGGGGCCTTGCGGATGGCTGCCCGATAGCGCAAGGCTCGGGCTCCTGGTCCCGCCAGGGCGGTTTGGCCTTGATGCCTTGCACCGATAAAAACAAGAGAATCCACCATGAACCAGGATCCGATCGTCATCGTCAGCGCCGTTCGCACCCCCATGGGCGGCCTGCAGGGTGAACTGAGCAATGTCACTGCCCCGCAACTGGGCGCCGTGGCCATTCGCGCCGCCGTCGAGCGCGCCGGCCTCGACTTCGCCGCCGTCGACCAGGTGCTGTTCGGCAACGTGCTGTCCGCCGGCCTCGGCCAGGCGCCGGCCCGCCAGGCGGCGCTGGGCGCCGGCCTGCCCAGCGCCACCCCTTGCACCACCTTGAACAAGATGTGCGGCTCGGGCATGCAGGCCGTGCTGCTGGGCCATGACGCGCTGCTGGCGGATTCGGCCAGGGTGCTGGTGGCCGGCGGCATGGAGAGCATGTCCAACGCCCCGTACCTGCTCGACCGCGCCCGTGGTGGCTACCGCATGGGCCATGGGCGGGTGCTCGACCACATGTACCTCGACGGCCTGGAAGACGCCTACGAACCCGGCCGGCTGATGGGCACCTACGCCGAAGACTGCGCCCAGCGCCTGGGCTTCAGCCGCCAGGCCCAGGACGACTACGCCCTGCGCTCGCTGCAGCGAGCGCGCCAGGCCATGCAGGAAGGCGCCTTCACCGACGAGCTGGTGCCAGTGCCGGCCACCCGCGGCAAGGAGCGGGTGCTGATCGAGCAGGACGAACAACCGCCCAAGGCGCGCCCGGAGAAGATCCCCACCCTCAAGCCGGCGTTTCGCGAGGGCGGTACGGTGACCGCTGCCAATTCCAGTTCCATTTCCGACGGCGCCGCAGCGCTGGTGCTGATGCGCCGCAGCGAGGCCGAGCACAGGGGCTTGGCGCCGCTGGCGCTGATCCACGGCCATGCCGCCTTCGCCGACGCCCCCGGGCTGTTCCCCACCGCACCCATCGGCGCGATCCACGCCCTGCTCAAGCGGGTCGGCTGGCAGCAGGGCG includes these proteins:
- a CDS encoding SDR family NAD(P)-dependent oxidoreductase, with protein sequence MRIHDHVFLVSGGASGLGAATAQMLVQAGARVMLVDINATALAERAAALGDNAAFQVADISQGAAAQAAVRAAVDTFGGLHGLVNCAGIVSAEKILGKQGPHGLDSFARVIDVNLIGSFNLLRLAAAAIAETAADEDGERGVIINTASVAAFDGQIGQAAYAASKGAIAALTLPAARELARYGIRVMTIAPGIFETPMMAGMTEAVRASLAAGVPFPPRLGRPQEYAALVRHILENTMLNGEVIRLDGALRMAAR
- a CDS encoding acetyl-CoA C-acyltransferase, producing MNQDPIVIVSAVRTPMGGLQGELSNVTAPQLGAVAIRAAVERAGLDFAAVDQVLFGNVLSAGLGQAPARQAALGAGLPSATPCTTLNKMCGSGMQAVLLGHDALLADSARVLVAGGMESMSNAPYLLDRARGGYRMGHGRVLDHMYLDGLEDAYEPGRLMGTYAEDCAQRLGFSRQAQDDYALRSLQRARQAMQEGAFTDELVPVPATRGKERVLIEQDEQPPKARPEKIPTLKPAFREGGTVTAANSSSISDGAAALVLMRRSEAEHRGLAPLALIHGHAAFADAPGLFPTAPIGAIHALLKRVGWQQGEVDLWEINEAFAVVAMAAQAQLELPVERLNVHGGACALGHPIGASGARILVTLLWALRQRRLSRGVAAICIGGGEATAIAIECLY